ttttcaaactagtctaaaaacaactattgtgtcaaccaggcccttttgtcgctcatcgaaatgacaggaaaatgctactttaaatgacatttcatagctagcggagtttatgaatgataaatcattttcatttgaagtcctccgagtcattagcagctacgtgaaacagtctttaaatgccttgaaacctgacccaggttttcctttcctgaaaatgaatgaacgagaatgcattcttttccaaaagaatatcgtctcatcaacactaaaaactagttgagggggaaaggagccactttcaataacagcttggagttcatcagaaaatgttgtggtggctgcgctatcaacacttgcagattcacctgatatcgccgcactgaaaatacctgcttgccgtttaaattctggaaccaaccggagctttcacttaatgtctcggagcgattaccactctcgtctttttgtactgattcaccatgaactttccgtgtgtgtagaccgcttggttgaagttggtgcggctgaggtcactgatattttaccttcgtctttattcagaataaggcatcgtgagtttaaacttccgcgcaatatcgctttgacgctctccattttcaaagcaatagacctctctcaagtcctcttctaggtttatagtttttattgataaattcttgatttttctacacgcattcctattttttgccatattctcttggtttttactctgtatggctctatctaaatcaccttccactgctgaactgtattcctgagacgcagaaggcctaagactgcggggagggaacgaagccattgtgtttgagactctatagcggacccttttatgtgttgatgctattcatgctcaactcggccaccgctccatttctcccccgtgaataccgatgaccttgaaggctttagcgtagactctctacctggaagtcaatcgcccggtaacctacgacggcaaaaatacgtctcaaaccgtattgctgaaaaaaaactcatttccactagccccacgcttaattaacgatctaaattatttattacattctgTTAAgaagacgagataaatcttcggtaggccggctatctagacccaatgacgagtaatacttttggcaattgcgcagcaatgaatttcgattaatatataaacaaaaaagaatatttgaggcaagaaataatattactatgcgtaaattgatagaaatttcgtgtgtacttagcgcaagttcacgttttatcacgagagcgtttaagatttttgattaggctacactgcgttgcaatgtttccccgaggaacgaatttgcgctatatcgaaattgcgctaatcgaaattgcgctatacgagacatgggtgtatacaaattatttggttttagaaatcccagtttagacgaatggcaacggtcaattttatccccatttgaaaaaggccagattggcacccatacgattccactccacgtgacgtcacagggacctagtttctatacgagtagataggagttttacatcgtctgagattaccaatgcatacatgaggcacagagctcagggaaacatgccttaacaatcacctattaaaactggctaaggtcggaaagttttctttatttgataagatattaataatcgttatttaagccaagcgctaccagccagcagggtattcagctacctgctagcagcctgcgtggtatcagtgctcaagcctcaccccaaggtcacctcacaaggtgggagggggaaccagaaatgcatcaaacggactttttcccatcattcctacttagccgtcgcgttttcgcgtgcttgaaatttttcactttttgtttaattgcgaaaaatagatatcgtcattaaaaaatctaaaagcgtaaaatacgtactccaggagtaataatctttcgatttaggaaaaaaaaagataataggaaaccaccctatggtaCCAACAAGGCAAACATACCCTTGTTTCTCGCTAGAGGGAGGCCATATGACAGGATTGAGATTACGTGGAAAAATAGGGTGCGTAGTTTAAACATCATTCTTTCGTGTGAGTGATTCTCATTatgtgcaataaataaaaatctaagaaaaaaatattgtgcatTACTTTCCATGCAATCCTTGTATATAACATAATAATGTAGTTAATATACCTCATGGCATAGAATATTTCATGCACATAAGGGCCAGTTGGATgagttcctctacgccgcacAGCCATTAATATTGGCCTACTCCAAAAGTGGTACTTTGAAATTTAGggaaaacttgaattttttcatagggtatgCATGCTCATACAACTCTTCATTCGtaggatgtttttttttgtaagtagATTATTCTTAAGTAGAGGAATTAGTACATAGGTAAAAAATCTTATTTGAACAGCCTTTCGACAGGAATAATCtacataaatgtttttaattccattgaaaatagttaagtttttgtaaaatagaaaaaaactgttaaaaggattatttttcaaCTATGCAAATCATTGGTCCTCAAGAGAAGAAAAAGATCTTACCCCATTGACACCACCTTGCGAGCAGCAAACTCGAAGAGTGTAGGCATTCCGAGAACGGCTGAAGGGGAAAGACTTTCAGGCCAAAGTCTCCTCGGCAGCTGCATTTCTCTCTCCATCGGAGGGTTGTTGGATATGTCAATGGCTTCCAGTCTCAGTTTTCGGAGACTTCCAGGGAGATAGAGCAGACTGTTGTTTGAGACCGAGAGCAGTCTGAATAAAAAGAGGAACGATATGTTATTACCCACGATGATAAACAAAAGACTGAAAACCACTCAACAGCTTGCACCACATTGCTCAAAAAGCACATGTGAATAAAATGTCAGTAAAATACCTGAGCTTACACATGGTACCCAGGCCAGATGGTAACACTGAAATTTCATTATGGTCCAACTTCAAGTTTAATAATGATTTCAACCTGCACAAAACATCCGGAACATGCTTTATCTGAAAGGAAATTATTGAACGTAAATTGACCATTGAAAACAGCAACATAAGTCATAACATATGAACAGTAtagccaaggaaaaaaattataatgggtGACTAGTCAATTCATAATGGTTTAACACTTTAACTTCACAAATAACTATGTattctaataaaatatacatataaaaaagtCCTTTCAAAATGGACTTATCAGGTATATGCGTTCTTATGAAAACACTTAACAAGGCGAAAATAGTTTAAGGAACCACAGGCTATATGCAATGCAAGAGTTAAATATTAATGCATAGACAATTAATGCAGTGTTTTAAAGTGTGATTACTCAGGATAACAAAATAATTGACACATGGAAAGTGGCAGAGTTTGCTATAGTTGGAcatcataaattataattttgctatCACGCCAGAGTTTAATTGGTAATTAGGTGTAAAGCAAGTATCAGATATTGTGTGAGGTCCAGTTTCACAGGAAATCTGAGGATTATAGTGAAGAAGAGGGAAGAGAGCCATTAAGCTTACGTGTTGGAAAGATTAGCCATTGAGATTGAGGGGAAATAATCCTGCATTAATGTAGTAAGGTTCTATTGCAACATGGATTAGCATTGTGATCAAGATAATACCCAATTGGGAAGGGGGAGGCAGCCACCCCTCATAAAAATGAAGCTGTTGATGTGCTTTATTCATGACCTGCTGGGCAGGGCTGAGATATGAGGTCCCTTTGTCCTCCCCCTTGGGGACCTAATATGAATTTTGGCGACACCTATAATCATGATGATAACTGAGGGCACATCCACAGCTAACTCAATAggcatatttaagttttttttccaatcaatTTCAAGAAGATGCTCAAAATAGCTACATAATAGCCATATTTGAAGTTATATGAAGTACATATATTTAGCTTTAAATCTATGATTAATATCACAAAGTACTTGAATGTTAAAACTCAGGGATGAGTGATGAGTGTCCTGCTTCACTACAGGGCTACACTAGCTTATGACTATGACTTAATCACACGCCCACGTCaagtcaacgcccacgggtgccatatggcactcAGTGCAGTGCAGAGCCAATGCttctgcaatgcatttaatatgtgaatttttgtgcgcatttcggtgcacatacttagtagaaggtgtgacgttacgtcgtaaaatctggttgatttttcacgtaagtccagacaagggaaatactccaaccgtcggtcacaaactggatcagggaaagactccacaaacaagaaaaacagctcacaagaaaaaggtagccaaaaacaatttacgagttattaccgtacgatatctatttaaagtagagtattcaaaaaatcagaagtattacagaaaacaatgatagtaattcatgatcccaaaggaaacattaccagctaaaataccagcagaaaattgctctaaatatgccatgcctcacaagacatgtgtcTCCCAGCAGGCCAAGACCAGAAAGAGGGCTCTCCTATTCAGGAAaagccaggatttgaggggagggattcttccagggagtggaggggtaggcaggcgaattcaactacggcgccactctgcatagaacggccgctccacaaaatcagcattccctggttttgagacaacagcacagcacccagaattttcccctcaacttctgggttggagacatcagaggaatcagagggatagttcattggaacacatggaggggagggagataccggggtgaggtgttggagggagagagagttgtgataggacaatggtaaaacttctcactccaagtgcaatactaaggccttagcaccgagttccccttgcttgccaaggagtaagtattcctccgcagtagtcctatatataTAGTCCTATGCTGATTATCCTGGGTCACCAAGGATATTCAATTTTACTCGAAAGTCCTTAAAAACCTCGCAATTGAATCAAAAGCATCTGGTAATGAGGATTGTAAGGCACAttacaaggaaatgaaaatatggtatagGAAATTAATTGTAACTGCAAAAAGGACATTTAATGACAATACATTATTTAATGcaaccaacaaaacaaaaactgcctggaaaattataaatgctgccaaaggaaatcttaaaaatcactcTCTACCGAAAATGAAGGACACTACAACAGGCGCTCAAATAAATTACACTGCCCTTGCTGATCTTTTCAATCAACATTTCTCCAAAACTCCTAGCTCAACCTCATCCAATAATCCTTTCAGACCGTCATTCACCACTACTATGTCATTCTTTACCAGTCCCTGCAGAGAATCTGATCTCAAGTCAATCATTACCAAACTAAGCCGCAAAGAAAGTACTGGGCCAGATGAAATAACTGGGAAAGTGATATTATCCTGTTTTGATATCATAAAGTTACCTCTAATACACTTAGTGAATGAATCACTGAAACTGGGCATTTTCCCAACACCACTAAAAAGGTCAAGAATAATTCCTCTCTACAAAAATAAGGGCAGCATTGATGACCTCAATAACTATAGGCCGATTTCACTACAGaatacattttccaaaatttttgagagAGTCATGTACACTCAATTAATATCCTACATGGACAAATTTAACCTCTTTTCCAAAGACCAACATGGTTTTCTTCAAGGTAAGTCTACCACTTCTGCAATTTATCGAGCAATCGACAATATACTACTTTCCATTGATAACAAATGTGAAACTTTGGGGCTTTTCTTTGACTTCTCCAAGGCATTTGACCTTGTGAATCATAAGCTGCTCTTGTGCAAACTAGATAGTATGGGCATCAGAGGCACACCTCTCAACTGGATTGCATCGTACCTTCACAATCGATCTCAGACGGTAAATCTTTTGATCGAAGGCACTAAACATACCTCTAGTATTTGTTCATCCTCAATGGGTGTCCCACAAGGGTCTATTCTTGGACCTTTTCTATTCTTGATATACATTAATGATTTACCTACAACTTTATCATACACAGATAATATTACACCAATCCTATACGCGGATGACACAAATGTGATCATCTCCTCCTCTTCACGTAGCTACCTAATTGATAAAGCTAGGCAAGTTACGGAAATACTTGGTAAGTGGGCCAATGAAAACCATTTAATTGTAAACGCTGAAAAAAGCAAATTGATTCATTTCTCCAAAACGAAAAATCTCTCATCAAGCCTACTTATTAAGAGTAATCACAAATCAATTGAGCAAGTGTCTTCTCTTCAGTTTCTGGGTGTATGTTTGAGTTCAAATCTTTCTTGGAACCAACATACTGATCTCTTGAGTCATAAACTAAGTTCCACATGTTACCTACTAAGACAACTCAGTAGTTCAGTAAGAAGGGATACACTCCTTACTCTGTACTATGGGGAGTTTTATTCCCATATCTTACAcagtataattttttggggctcctCTCATATCAACTCATTACGCATTTTCAGACTTCAGAAAAAGGCTGTAAGAATAATAGCCCAGAAACCATCCAGATACTCATGCAGACCCCTATTCAAGGAGCTAGGCCTTCTGCCTCTGCCTTGCATTTATATCATGATTACTGTGCTGTACATCAAATCTCATATCATAAGCTTTCCACTTAATAGTGACCATCACCCCCATCACACAAGATGCAAGCATGACATACATTACACTACTACAAGAACAAACTTAAACAAACTGGGCCCGAGGGAAATGGGGGTACGACTTTATAATAAACTCcctgctgatttaaaaaatattaaaaaatttaatgctttcaaaatacaattaaaaaggttccttctTTCAGGTTCATATTACTCTTTGGAAGAATATTACATGAGCTAAGGGCTTGATGGAATGTTatacgtgattttttttttcctttctttgttatGAGTGTTTTATTATATGTGATATATATGTACACTTATTTTATGCTTGTGATGTTTTTGATGGACGTGCCTTATACCTGTGCAAATGTACCTTggtcttttgggcaaataaaacatattattattattattattattattatataagtcttggattgcaggtaggctgggttcggtgctggcttccggtgctggctttcggatgctggctttcggatgctgctttccggaggcagcattttccggagacaggattttgcgagacagggcatttTGCTAACAGGGccattttgcgcgaaaatcctttgcgcgaaaaaccttagcgcgaaaaatccttagcgggagaagttctgcggataagttcggaggaagttcgaggaagttcgaagaatttctggggggggaggggtaccagaaatttttggggggggggggggggggtaacactaaaaaatgccacaaaggtttcctctattattcagtcagtttgaattgagTTCATTGTGTTAAGctcatttatcatattttataaaagtgaaagatgtgtgattttgaaaaaaaactttgggcgctgacgggttaataTTTGACAAACACAGTTCAAAGATTCTGTcattaacacgttgaccgccaagCTGGTCATAATGACAGGAGTCGATTGGCTCCCGTCACGCCACGCCCGTCATACTGACTGGCCTCCAAGCGACtgtttcaaagtggatttctgaCGCCACGAGCGACCGGAATCTCTTGCTAACGTATGGACCATGATTGTTGTggcgtcagaatataaatatttattttaagtaaagtacaaaaacacatttaatgttatatgatccgggaatagttgactgaatgaaaaacactaatggcaTCAGAGGCcatatctactaaaaacatcatggcggtcaacgtgttaataTCAGTGATACTGTTTTGCAGTTCGATGTCCAGGAATATTATTCTGTCCAACAAGACTTTGCAGAGATATTGCACCTGGCATGAGCATTATGAGATCTAACATCAACCCATGAGATATCCGATATACTATAATCGCCAAGATTCAGTATTTTTGAGTCAGGGGAAACAGTGTTGCTATTCCTTCCAACTCCTCACAATGATCACCGAACATTAGTAGATAAGATGTTGGTGGTAAATAAATAcagcataaataatattaagtacGGCATGAAGAGCTACAAAAATATGTTCAATACTTGCACAGACAAGGGGTATCGTAGACGAGGAGTTGAAAACCAGCAATAAAGACAATTCCACCATTTTACAACTTCATTGGGTTTTTCCCTGGatttattaagataaaatattggtttcttaattttttacaatgaaaatgcattgAAGGTTAGAAGAGAATATGTATAAAAACAAGAGTGTGATACGAAACCAGAAAAATGCAACTAGGGCATTTAACCAGCAATTAAAACACCTGCTACTGGAAATGGCAACTTCAGTTGCATTTTGAAGTAcatatcagggttcccactccaactacattataaaattcacggttttttccaggttttcacggtctacatgtcatcaaattcacggtttgtagatagggcattttaggcagaaatattgatcacgtaacaatcatcggccgcacattaactaaaactgtaacaaacgcgacagatgccttgaatgcaaacgcagcaatgacagtgctaactctcatgacgtcacctatcgttagcaaaattcatgtccggcgaaaagggtgtgagtgggaaaacggagagagcagggtggcagggaagtgaagaagagcctgattttttgccaggattaacgtcttccaatcgcaggcttaaggtcaatgtgctgtcatggcaaacacggaccaattaatagttgcgctttcgaatacacgtgtgcagataaatgcgagGACATTGgctgcacgtgaatgaccttgaaacatgattgaaatatagtttttttttcttttaacccgtctattgttgttctacaatcaagtttgagagatttttaaggttttatgacgatattcacggctatttccaggttttttcacggttgagtgggaaccctgcatatGTATGAATGCCAAAGCATAAATTTCTGTTGTTTTACAACTTGATAGGGTTTTTCACCCATGAATTTATtacaatgaaataatgaaataaactatttGTGCCTTAATTTTTTCCCGGTAGAAATGCATTGAAGGCTAGAAGAAAATACTCCACCTTATTATAAGATAGGTCCAAAAATGTCAGAGAAGTGAGAAGGCTGCCACCAATCCAAccccatttttcattttctgtagCATTCTGAAAGAAATACCAATACCAATTaagaaatttaagaattttacccttacgatttttttatgttttacttcacTCACAAACATGAATTAATGAAGAACATTTTAGTAGTTAATAAAAGAATTAAGCAGCTAAAGTAACTGTAGATGAAAAAAAAGCaacagagaaggaaaaaaaaacttccaaaattactaaaaaagtttaaaaaatgccataatattacaataaattcatACTGTTAGAACATAATCTGATCATCAAAGCCAAAAAGTCAAAGAACTAATCATAAGCACACCTCTCATCATCGATGAccttataatatataaataattatccaCATAGCAATCACAGTGAGTGAAGTCAATAGTAATGCATTGTTACAACCACATAATATCTTTATCgagcaaatattattaataacaagATGACAGAGTCAGAATGAGTAGCATTAACTATAGCTGGGATCAAAACAGCACAATATAATAAATTTCACCCAATACGCCCAGAACAAACTCATGCTTACCATATAGGTCATGGAATATTTTCTGGGTTAAATGTTTTTACAATGAGGTATTAAATGCAATCATGCATGTAACTTATTGGaaccatttaaaataatttcataatgaatGTATATGACATGCTTAAACAAATCATACATAAAGTCAGAAAGGAACCTCAAGGTTCATCCAAAATTCTcctgatgacaccagaaatattccaacatttttataatattaaaccAGCAATTAATACATCTGCTGGCGGCAATGGCAACTTGAGTTGCTGAGTGTAAAGAATTAACATGCAAATGTGTATATGTGAAACACAGCTTGCGGCTTTGGATAAAAAATTGGGCATGACAATCCAGAATGCAGGGGTCTTTAAGAATGGAGGGATTAGACAAAGAGAAGAGAGAGGTAGCTGACGGGACTGTATAATCACATTACCAGTCGCGTTGATGTTGATGAGACTCCTTTATCACAACTCTCTCCAAATGAATTGTGGGCCAATCGCAGCTCTCGTAAATTAGGCAAAAGGCTTAATTCCTTTGGCAGGGAGGACAAGCGATTGTCTGTGAGATCAAGCATCCGCAGCAAGGGGAGCCGAGTCACTTGGCGATCGAGGCATGAGAGCTGCAAGCGACTGATCTGGAAATCAAAATCCATTTACCATCTGGTCACAAAAACCAAACTTTATTACAGAATGGCCCACTTATAAACAttccgatacctccactgcaaaaacgctcaacaattgcccaccgaatcaaatccatcTAGTActactatagtctattcactttatgtctgagGGTGAGCTTTCATGAGAGTCCGGActctctcggatggcttcgctgataagGGTGgagtagtaccgagagagagaggaggagcgaacataacgttgccaaatgcacgtagccgccctactttgtcactgaaaacgtgtgagtcattgGTGGCCATAGGTATTTTGGCCGTggtgccgagacaatatacctactcatttggaaggcattggggataatcctttcatagAAGTGCATGACATAGTCAGCTACCGCACTAAATGAgccaccgttggtggaaggcatacttagtcaaaTACAAGGAGAACGCATGAAGTTTGGCAACACtactccacgagcagattcatgaagttcactcggcggaggccagagagcgactcactgaggccacgcctactgtttgctgattggcaaaggcaaagtcacatgtcgagaaactttccctcccctcatctccacttgctttggccacaccagctcacccgcagagataaaatgaacagagttaTAGCGCTATTTGATGAGCGGATTTGAGcgggtgggcgattgttgagcgtttttgcagtggaggtatcgattctTTATTGATGCAGCTAATTTTCTGTTATGAACAATTCTATTGTAACTATTCAGTAATAGATGCAGAGGACATCCTTGAAAATATGATGTGCCAACAACACTACTCTGCATACGTTTGCATTTTCTATTTCTGTCACTTGAAAAAAGACTTGCTATCAACTgagtacaaattttaaaaatcttgtacACCAACTTTTGACATTCAAGAGAACTAAAATGAGAAAAAGGGGATCAATGAGTGGTATAAATTGaccaggggatttttttccacaaataatgaaaggaaatatgCAAAGCTCAGCTGCacgatgcataaaaattaaaaaccattttGATGGGCAAAGCTGAGACTAGGGAAAAGTTTCAGTCACCAggaaagctaaaattaaattggcagaatttttatcacttttttaattatttaatttaattattattataataggtGACTAACTAGAATCTatcaaaattgtttaaaaaattggatattcTAAAACAGACATACCAATGGCATAATTTAACATGAAGATACGAAACAGGGCTAAAATAAATGGCTGAAAGAGAGTAACAGACGCACATAAAATTATTGGTTGGTGCAACTCACTTGCAGTTCTTCCAGAGTTTTTGGGAAACCAAGAACTGATGGATAGTCAGAGCGTTTGAAGATTTTAAGAGTTCTTTTTATTCCAGCTAACAGCTTCGATGCAGGGGAAATAACACCAAGGCGAGATTTAGATTTGCCCACTTCCCCAGGTAGCTGGTTATTTTCTTTGAGATTTCCTGTCTCTGCTTTGGTGGATGTAACTCTATCTGCTTTCCCTGGCAAAGGAAAGTATTTTCTGTCAAATATGTCACCACATTCTTGACACACGTTAAATTAACCTATTACGAAGCAACCTACGCAGGTACATAGCCTCAGTAAGGATGAAAACCTTACAAATATTCTTCCATGAAAGATACATTTAATTGTTCAAAGGATATATTCAATCGTATTCCATGGGGAATTATAGCAGTATTTCGCAATTATCTGTCGATGGATTCATAATTGAATACAAGTCAATTTTGCAAAGAGTTAAATGTTTGagtagctgaaatatttatttttaagaaaaattaattaatacgtCAACCAAAGGAGTTTCAACAGTTTGATTTACTTACCTTCGAGCGTATTTCGTAGAAGACGCAAGAAACAGTTAAGTTGTATGGGGTCAGCAGATCGTAAGCACAAATCATGAGGAGGAGCACGAAAACGAATTGTGGCCTTTCC
The DNA window shown above is from Ischnura elegans chromosome 4, ioIscEleg1.1, whole genome shotgun sequence and carries:
- the LOC124157935 gene encoding leucine-rich repeat protein 1; the encoded protein is MKIICDVEVSNRLLPSQNMTGSRRAVRSTLGIGKLDSKSENIFILHQTTQNKTGNKYKVTGNIEGVFTRFSSEGKATIRFRAPPHDLCLRSADPIQLNCFLRLLRNTLEGKADRVTSTKAETGNLKENNQLPGEVGKSKSRLGVISPASKLLAGIKRTLKIFKRSDYPSVLGFPKTLEELQISRLQLSCLDRQVTRLPLLRMLDLTDNRLSSLPKELSLLPNLRELRLAHNSFGESCDKGVSSTSTRLNATENEKWGWIGGSLLTSLTFLDLSYNKIKHVPDVLCRLKSLLNLKLDHNEISVLPSGLGTMCKLRLLSVSNNSLLYLPGSLRKLRLEAIDISNNPPMEREMQLPRRLWPESLSPSAVLGMPTLFEFAARKVVSMGLHPTASDVPYPIVTYLSSANFCICGGPCFESKLKVLISMDPRSIAFSVAWTSGSGNPPTLAYLCSLKCLESVKKAVY